A single region of the Streptococcus macedonicus ACA-DC 198 genome encodes:
- the cspA gene encoding Cold shock protein, whose translation MVQGTVKWFNAEKGFGFISQESGPDVFAHFSEIQSNGFKSLEDGQKVNFEVEQGQRGLQATNITKVG comes from the coding sequence ATGGTACAAGGTACAGTCAAATGGTTTAATGCAGAAAAAGGATTTGGTTTTATTTCACAAGAAAGTGGACCAGATGTATTTGCACACTTTTCTGAAATTCAGTCTAATGGTTTCAAATCTTTGGAAGATGGTCAAAAAGTGAATTTTGAAGTGGAGCAAGGCCAACGTGGTCTTCAAGCAACCA